A genomic stretch from Helianthus annuus cultivar XRQ/B chromosome 1, HanXRQr2.0-SUNRISE, whole genome shotgun sequence includes:
- the LOC110932347 gene encoding uncharacterized protein LOC110932347: protein MTPPKGMTMWKKKFFYIKCAALAVEMTFRNVTETIIAETIAMPSLKSVQWFPQLQTIESVKLTNTQLWLLRMMLRRGKNSKPVVREKSGEDAPAWRMFAPDFEGTVETVVCADGEQDHNTIIRSNFRVPTAAALAVELPVGKGDLGALGDPEAKGVPKRQTVKGVRFRQKKIKEVTTVPHLVPQAAGISHSSFRRHKDYVIVSDTLEGLGTAAESRSGAAKKQAEDAAAGGTAAGPPVIGEKRRPEQKAAGGVETKRRRLVTKRSAPTQKKPAVVVERQDEDFSIFDAPESPPRAMGAGGTEVPSTPPVKVVPESTVQKEGTAENAAAQIFDTVDSSNNLISPNEGDDLSLRFTATGKQHSDAEPQKTGAEARQHDAGPQKSAVDKGTSSSAGGAGYDGPPIQPGESELEYYYRTYSQDRSTLYHRPPWTVLQGDDIANDPAACREILGGLGTPFEVDRARAAPRELRINQLSTMLVGTSIVANAMLEDYKVLSRREEEAARMRAEAEKLVEAARAGAEQLEKDKAAFEKQKQTSEWAATVQLKQVRTLAKLLADERKRWEEISSNERKKWNESWAKQNNLLFHTRQELANAKAANVALGNEKAAAEAAAAKALQAKDEALKALEEIVEAIMNAPETSSGLDLVKERARDAGFKTCIVHRDNGQKFPSMGTLQALKYRLLPG from the exons atgactccccctaaggggatgacgatgtggaagaagaagTTCTTCTATATCAAGTGTGCTGCCCTTGCTGTGGagatgacgtttcggaatgtgaccgagacgatcatagcaGAGACCATTGCGATGCCCAGTTTGAAATCAGTGCAGTGGTTCCCGCAGCTGCAGACTATTGAGTCTGTGAAGTTGACTAACACGCAACTATGGCTGTTGCGTATGATGTTGAGGAGGGGCAAGAACTCGAAACCCGTGGTGCGGGAAAAGagcggtg AAGATGCTCccgcatggaggatgtttgctCCGGATTTCGAGGGTACGGTTGAGACCGTAGTTTGTGCGGATGGTGAACAGGATCACAATACTATCATCCgtagtaacttccgggtgcctactgcggctgcactggcagttgagttgccAGTAGGCAAAG gtgatcttggggccctGGGGGACCCTGAAGCGAAAGGTGTGCCAAAGAGGCAAactgtgaagggcgtgcgctttcgccaaaagaagataaaggaggtcactactgtgcctcatctggtgccgcaggcagcaggtatctctcattcctcttttcgtcgacacaaggattatgtgatagtatctgatacccttgagggtttgggtacagccgcggagtcacgttccggtgctgcgaagaagcaggcGGAAGATGCGGCTGCGGGAGGGACAGCTGCGGGTCCCCCTGTGATTGGTGAGAAGAGGAGGCCAGAGCAAaaagctgctggtggtgttgaAACCAAACGTCGGAGACTAGTAACCAAAAGGTCTGCTCCGACGCAGAAAAAACCTGCGGTTGTCGTTG AGCgtcaagatgaagatttttctatcttcgatgCTCCGGAGTCCCCTCCGCGTGCCATGGGTGCGGGTGGAACGGAGGTGCCGTCGACACCTCCCGTCAAGGTGGTACCTGAGTCAACCGTGCAgaaggagggtaccgcagagaatgcTGCGGCCCAGATATTTGATACCGTCGACTCGTCCAACAacctgatctctcccaatgagggagacGATTTGAGTTTGCGGTTCACTGCTACTGGGAAGCAACATTCTGATGCTGAACCGCAAAAAACTGGCGCTGAAGCGCGGCAGCACGATGCTGGGCCGCAGAAGTCTGCGGTTGATAAAGGTACCagctcgtctgccggtggtgcggggtatgacgggcctccaattcagcctggggagtctgaattggagtattactaccgcacctacTCCCAGGATCGCAGTACGCTGTAccatcgacccccctggactgtattgcagggggatgatattgctAACGACCCTGCGGCCTGCAGGGAGATCTTGGGCGGTCTGGGGACCCCCTTTGAAGTTGATCGGGCTCGTGCCGCACCGCGggagctgcgtataaaccagctctcgaccatgttggtagggacttccattgtggcgaatgccatgtTGGAAGACTATAAAGTTCTGAGTCGCCGCGAGGAGGAGGCTGCTCGTATGCGGGCGGAAGCCGAGAAGTTGgtcgaggctgctcgtgcgggtgcggagcagcttgagaaggataaagctgcttttgagaagcagaagcagacctctgagtgggctgccactgtccaactgaaacaggtgcgtacccttgctaaactccTTGCTGATGAGCGTAAGCGTTGGGAGGAAATTTCATCCaacgagcgcaagaagtggaacgaatcttgggctaagcagaacaaTCTTCTGTTTCATACTCGGCAGGAGCTAGCAAACGCCAAGGCGGCAAATGTTGCCTTGGGCAATGAAAAAGCTGCGGCTGAGGCTGCAGCAGCTAAAGCGCTGCAGGCAAAGGATGAGGCCctgaaggcgcttgaagag attgtcgaGGCTATAATGAATGCTCCTGAGACCTCATCTGGTTTGGACTTGGTTAAGGAGcgtgcgcgcgatgctggcttcaag